A section of the Corvus hawaiiensis isolate bCorHaw1 chromosome 14, bCorHaw1.pri.cur, whole genome shotgun sequence genome encodes:
- the SASH3 gene encoding SAM and SH3 domain-containing protein 3 isoform X2 gives MLRRKPSNAGDKEPGHRKLSLQRSSSFKDFSKSKVSSPVSNEEFSLEENIPEDDASSASPEDAGRSSGTKLGRKWRAVISRTMNRKMGRMAVRALAEGKQGEVEEEGSPCPLSPASSTEERSHDKVPLSYLELEEEEDGRPALRRQMSSGSDLPSPADPGDSRRLEETVPAYTGPFCGRARVHTDFTPSPYDKDSLKLRKGDIIGIIEKPPVGTWTGLLNNRVGSFKFIYVDVIPEETVPARRSRGSSRNKRLKPKTLHELLERINLQEHTPTLLLNGYQTLEDFKELRETHLNELHITDPQHRAKLLTAAELLLDYDTSEPEDADTSEALPSPSGPKGDIPRDSGCFEGSETLDGSREEAELRGPEEQLGAVSMAESP, from the exons ATGCTCCGCCGCAAGCCCTCCAACGCCGGGGACAAGGAGCCGGGACACAGGAAG CTTTCCCTACAGCGTTCCAGCAGCTTCAAGGACTTCAGCAAGTCCAAGGTCAGCTCCCCCGTGTCAAACGAggagttcagcctggaggagaac ATCCCTGAGGATGATGCCAGCAGTGCCAGTCCCGAGGATGCCGGGCGGAGCAGCGGGACGAAGCTGGGCAGGAAGTGGCGGGCGGTCATCTCCCGCACCATGAACCGCAAGATGGGCAGGATGGCCGTGAGAGCGCTGGCCGAGGGGAAG cagggagaggtggaggaggaggggtcCCCAtgccccctgtccccagccagcagcacggAAGAGCGGAGCCATGACAAGGTGCCCCTGTCGTacctggagctggaggaggaggaggacgggCGCCCAGCCCTCAGACGCCAGATGTCCAGCG GCAGCgaccttcccagccctgccgaTCCTGGGGACAGCCGGCGGCTGGAGGAGACTGTCCCAGCCTACACCGGCCCCTTCTGCGGCCGGGCCCGTGTCCACACCGACTTCACCCCCAGCCCCTACGACAAGGACTCCCTGAAGCTGCGG aaaggggacatcattggcATCATCGAGAAGCCGCCTGTGGGCACCTGGACGGGGCTGCTCAACAACAGGGTGGGCTCCTTCAAGTTCATCTACGTGGATGTGATCCCTGAGGAGACAGTCCCTGCCCGCAGGAGCCGGGGCTCCAGCCGGAACAAGCGCCTCAAGCCCAAGACCCTCCATGAGCTGCTGGAGCGCATCAACCTGCAG GAGCACACCCCCACCCTCCTGCTGAACGGGTACCAGACCCTGGAGGACTTCAAGGAGCTGCGGGAGACCCACCTGAACGAACTGCACATCACGGACCCCCAGCACCGCGCCAAGCTGCTGACGGCCGCCGAGCTCCTCCTGGACTACGACA CCAGCGAGCCGGAGGATGCTGACACCTCCGAAGCCCTGCCATCGCCCTCAGGGCCCAAAGGAGACATTCCTCGGGACTCCGGCTGCTTTGAGGGATCAGAGACCCTGGATGGCAGCCGGGAGGAGGCCGAGCTGAGGGGTCccgaggagcagctgggggctgTCTCCATGGCAGAATCCCCCTGA
- the SASH3 gene encoding SAM and SH3 domain-containing protein 3 isoform X1 yields MLRRKPSNAGDKEPGHRKLSLQRSSSFKDFSKSKVSSPVSNEEFSLEENIPEDDASSASPEDAGRSSGTKLGRKWRAVISRTMNRKMGRMAVRALAEGKQGEVEEEGSPCPLSPASSTEERSHDKVPLSYLELEEEEDGRPALRRQMSSGSDLPSPADPGDSRRLEETVPAYTGPFCGRARVHTDFTPSPYDKDSLKLRKGDIIGIIEKPPVGTWTGLLNNRVGSFKFIYVDVIPEETVPARRSRGSSRNKRLKPKTLHELLERINLQEHTPTLLLNGYQTLEDFKELRETHLNELHITDPQHRAKLLTAAELLLDYDTASEPEDADTSEALPSPSGPKGDIPRDSGCFEGSETLDGSREEAELRGPEEQLGAVSMAESP; encoded by the exons ATGCTCCGCCGCAAGCCCTCCAACGCCGGGGACAAGGAGCCGGGACACAGGAAG CTTTCCCTACAGCGTTCCAGCAGCTTCAAGGACTTCAGCAAGTCCAAGGTCAGCTCCCCCGTGTCAAACGAggagttcagcctggaggagaac ATCCCTGAGGATGATGCCAGCAGTGCCAGTCCCGAGGATGCCGGGCGGAGCAGCGGGACGAAGCTGGGCAGGAAGTGGCGGGCGGTCATCTCCCGCACCATGAACCGCAAGATGGGCAGGATGGCCGTGAGAGCGCTGGCCGAGGGGAAG cagggagaggtggaggaggaggggtcCCCAtgccccctgtccccagccagcagcacggAAGAGCGGAGCCATGACAAGGTGCCCCTGTCGTacctggagctggaggaggaggaggacgggCGCCCAGCCCTCAGACGCCAGATGTCCAGCG GCAGCgaccttcccagccctgccgaTCCTGGGGACAGCCGGCGGCTGGAGGAGACTGTCCCAGCCTACACCGGCCCCTTCTGCGGCCGGGCCCGTGTCCACACCGACTTCACCCCCAGCCCCTACGACAAGGACTCCCTGAAGCTGCGG aaaggggacatcattggcATCATCGAGAAGCCGCCTGTGGGCACCTGGACGGGGCTGCTCAACAACAGGGTGGGCTCCTTCAAGTTCATCTACGTGGATGTGATCCCTGAGGAGACAGTCCCTGCCCGCAGGAGCCGGGGCTCCAGCCGGAACAAGCGCCTCAAGCCCAAGACCCTCCATGAGCTGCTGGAGCGCATCAACCTGCAG GAGCACACCCCCACCCTCCTGCTGAACGGGTACCAGACCCTGGAGGACTTCAAGGAGCTGCGGGAGACCCACCTGAACGAACTGCACATCACGGACCCCCAGCACCGCGCCAAGCTGCTGACGGCCGCCGAGCTCCTCCTGGACTACGACA CAGCCAGCGAGCCGGAGGATGCTGACACCTCCGAAGCCCTGCCATCGCCCTCAGGGCCCAAAGGAGACATTCCTCGGGACTCCGGCTGCTTTGAGGGATCAGAGACCCTGGATGGCAGCCGGGAGGAGGCCGAGCTGAGGGGTCccgaggagcagctgggggctgTCTCCATGGCAGAATCCCCCTGA
- the SASH3 gene encoding SAM and SH3 domain-containing protein 3 isoform X3 — MLRRKPSNAGDKEPGHRKLSLQRSSSFKDFSKSKVSSPVSNEEFSLEENIPEDDASSASPEDAGRSSGTKLGRKWRAVISRTMNRKMGRMAVRALAEGKGEVEEEGSPCPLSPASSTEERSHDKVPLSYLELEEEEDGRPALRRQMSSGSDLPSPADPGDSRRLEETVPAYTGPFCGRARVHTDFTPSPYDKDSLKLRKGDIIGIIEKPPVGTWTGLLNNRVGSFKFIYVDVIPEETVPARRSRGSSRNKRLKPKTLHELLERINLQEHTPTLLLNGYQTLEDFKELRETHLNELHITDPQHRAKLLTAAELLLDYDTASEPEDADTSEALPSPSGPKGDIPRDSGCFEGSETLDGSREEAELRGPEEQLGAVSMAESP; from the exons ATGCTCCGCCGCAAGCCCTCCAACGCCGGGGACAAGGAGCCGGGACACAGGAAG CTTTCCCTACAGCGTTCCAGCAGCTTCAAGGACTTCAGCAAGTCCAAGGTCAGCTCCCCCGTGTCAAACGAggagttcagcctggaggagaac ATCCCTGAGGATGATGCCAGCAGTGCCAGTCCCGAGGATGCCGGGCGGAGCAGCGGGACGAAGCTGGGCAGGAAGTGGCGGGCGGTCATCTCCCGCACCATGAACCGCAAGATGGGCAGGATGGCCGTGAGAGCGCTGGCCGAGGGGAAG ggagaggtggaggaggaggggtcCCCAtgccccctgtccccagccagcagcacggAAGAGCGGAGCCATGACAAGGTGCCCCTGTCGTacctggagctggaggaggaggaggacgggCGCCCAGCCCTCAGACGCCAGATGTCCAGCG GCAGCgaccttcccagccctgccgaTCCTGGGGACAGCCGGCGGCTGGAGGAGACTGTCCCAGCCTACACCGGCCCCTTCTGCGGCCGGGCCCGTGTCCACACCGACTTCACCCCCAGCCCCTACGACAAGGACTCCCTGAAGCTGCGG aaaggggacatcattggcATCATCGAGAAGCCGCCTGTGGGCACCTGGACGGGGCTGCTCAACAACAGGGTGGGCTCCTTCAAGTTCATCTACGTGGATGTGATCCCTGAGGAGACAGTCCCTGCCCGCAGGAGCCGGGGCTCCAGCCGGAACAAGCGCCTCAAGCCCAAGACCCTCCATGAGCTGCTGGAGCGCATCAACCTGCAG GAGCACACCCCCACCCTCCTGCTGAACGGGTACCAGACCCTGGAGGACTTCAAGGAGCTGCGGGAGACCCACCTGAACGAACTGCACATCACGGACCCCCAGCACCGCGCCAAGCTGCTGACGGCCGCCGAGCTCCTCCTGGACTACGACA CAGCCAGCGAGCCGGAGGATGCTGACACCTCCGAAGCCCTGCCATCGCCCTCAGGGCCCAAAGGAGACATTCCTCGGGACTCCGGCTGCTTTGAGGGATCAGAGACCCTGGATGGCAGCCGGGAGGAGGCCGAGCTGAGGGGTCccgaggagcagctgggggctgTCTCCATGGCAGAATCCCCCTGA
- the XPNPEP2 gene encoding xaa-Pro aminopeptidase 2 codes for MCPPLWIAAWALLLHGCAAGRVPQAPSTRNDIRDCSVDPPYLPPTATNTTARLAALRGTMRTHGALAYIVPSTDAHMSEYISERDARLGWLTGFTGSAGTAVVTQDKAALWTDSRYWTQAERELDCNWELQRTTSIESIGMWILKAVPAGGNVSLDPFLFSIDTWNSYSRVLHGSGRTLIPLETNLVDQAWGDQRPLPSSTEIYSLPAEFTGSSWQEKVARIRQRMEQHVRRPTAVLLSGLEETAWLFNLRGDDIPYNPVFYSYTLLTNTTISLFVEGSRLSVAARESLRSGCPGPLCVELQEYGQVSAHLRRYTQGNVTVWLGTEYTTYGLYGIIPQEKLLEENYSPVMMAKAVKNVHEQEMLRAAHVRDAVAVIQYLLWLEKTVPQGQVDEFLGAQHINALRWAQEHSRGPSFQTISASGLNAALAHYSPSNGSSRTLSAGEMYLFDTGGQYLDGTTDITRTVHWGEPTPLQKEAYTRVLMGNIDLSRLVFPSHTAGRTVESFARRALWDVGLNYGHGTGHGIGNFLSVHEWPVGFQSNNVPLEAGMFTSIEPGYYQDGEFGIRIEDVVLVVEAQTEHQSGETPFLTFEMMSLVPYDRNLIDLRLLSPEQIRYLNSYYERIRAHVGPELRRQRLEEEYEWLQKSTQPFPVNGAGTAAAGTLVLASLLSVLLGGLGA; via the exons ATGTGCCCCCCGCTCTGGATCGCAGCCTGGGCGCTCCTGCTTCACG gctgtgctgcagggcgGGTGCCACAGGCTCCTTCCACCAGGAATGACATCCGGGACTGCTCCGTGGACCCACCG TACCTGCCACCGACGGCCACCAACACGACGGCGCGTCTGGCCGCGCTGCGGGGTACCATGCGGACCCACGGCGCCCTCGCCTACATCGTGCCCTCCACGGATGCCCACATG AGCGAGTACATCTCCGAGCGGGACGCGCGGCTGGGCTGGCTCACCGGTTTCACCGGCTCTGCAG gcactgctgtggtGACGCAGGACAAGGCTGCCCTGTGGACTGACAGCCGCTACTGGACCCAGGCAGAGCGGGAGCTGGACTGCaactgggagctgcagaggacaA CCTCCATCGAATCCATCGGGATGTGGATCCTGAAGGCGGTTCCTGCGGGGGGGAATGTCAGCTTGGaccccttcctcttctccatcG ACACCTGGAACAGCTACAGCCGGGTTCTACACGGCTCCGGCCGGACCCTAATCCCCCTCGAGACCAACCTTGTGGATCAGGCATGGGGTGACCAAAgaccccttccctcctccaccGAGATCTACAGCCTCCCAGCAGAGTTCACAG ggagcagctggcaggagaAGGTGGCCAGGATCCGGCAGCGGATGGAGCAGCACGTGCGACGCCCCACAGCCGTGCTGCTGTCGGGGCTGGAGGAGACGGCCT GGCTCTTCAACCTCCGTGGAGACGACATCCCCTACAACCCCGTCTTCTACTCCTACACCCTCCTGACCAACACAACCATAAG cctgttCGTGGAGGGCTCCCGGCTCTCGGTGGCGGCGCGGGAGTCCCTGCGCTCGGGCTGCCCGGGGCCGCTCTGCGTGGAGCTGCAGGAGTACGGGCAGGTGAGCGCCCACCTGCGCCGCTACACCCAGGGCAACGTCACCGTGTGGCTGGGCACCGAGTACACCACCTACGGCCTCTACGGCATCATCCCCCAG gagaagctgctggaggagaaCTACTCGCCTGTCATGATGGCCAAGGCTGTGAAAAATGTCCATGAGCAGGAGATGCTGCGAGCTGCCCAC GTCCGGGACGCGGTGGCCGTCATCCAGTACCTGCTGTGGCTGGAGAAGACAGTCCCGCAGGGGCAGGTGGACGAGTTTTTGGGGGCTCAGCACATCAATGCACTTCGCTG gGCCCAGGAGCACAGCCGCGGGCCCAGCTTCCAGACCATCTCGGCCAGCGGGCTCAACGCGGCGCTGGCCCACTACAG CCCCTCCAATGGCAGCAGCCGGACGCTGTCTGCGGGCGAGATGTACCTCTTCGACACCGGAGGGCAATATCT GGACGGGACAACAGACATCACTCGGACAGTGCACTGGGGTGAGCCCACCCCGCTGCAGAAG GAAGCCTACACCCGTGTGCTGATGGGCAACATTGACCTCTCCCGCCTCGTCTTTCCGTCACACACAGCAG GGAGAACGGTGGAGTCCTTCGCCCGCCGGGCGCTCTGGGACGTTGGACTCAACTACGGCCACGGGACTGGCCATGGCATCGGCAACTTCCTCTCAGTCCACGAGT GGCCCGTGGGCTTCCAGTCCAACAACGTGCCGCTGGAGGCCGGCATGTTCACCTCCATCG AGCCCGGCTATTACCAGGATGGAGAGTTTGGGATCCGCATTGAGGATGTCGTCCTTGTCGTGGAGGCACAGACAGAG CACCAGAGCGGGGAGACGCCTTTTCTGACCTTCGAGATGATGTCCCTGGTGCCCTATGACCGCAACCTCATCGACCTCAGACTCCTGTCCCCAGAGCAG ATCCGGTACCTGAACTCCTACTACGAGAGGATCCGGGCGCACGTGGGGCCGGAGCTGCGGCGGCAGCGGCTGGAGGAGGAGTACGAGTGGCTGCAGAAGAGCACCCAGCCCTTCCCGGTGAACGGCGCCGGCACCGCCGCCGCGGGAACGCTGGTCCTCGCCTCGCTGCTCTCGGTGCTGCTCGGTGGGCTGGGGGCCTGA
- the APLN gene encoding apelin yields MAAPRRLLAPLLLLLLLLGLVLAAPGPLGQAPDGKDAQDGLTRRLVRPRGARRGTGQRQGGWRRYRRPRPRLSHKGPMPF; encoded by the exons atggccgcgccgcgccggctcctggccccgctgctgctgctgctgctgctgctggggctcgTCCTGGCCGCCCCCG GGCCACTGGGGCAGGCGCCGGACGGGAAGGATGCCCAGGATGGCCTCACCCGAAGGCTGGTGCGGCCGCGGGGTGCACGGCGTGGGACCGGGCAGCGGCAGGGCGGCTGGCGGAGGTaccggcggccccggccccggctctcCCACAAGGGGCCCATGCCATTCTGA